The following nucleotide sequence is from Lysobacter panacisoli.
CGTTCGCCGAAGGCTGGGGCCTGTATGCCGAATCGCTGGGCAAGGACCTGGGCGTGTACACGGACAGCTATTCGTACTTCGGCTATCTGCAGAACGAACTGTGGCGTGCGATCCGCCTGGTCACCGACACCGGCCTGCACAGCAAGGGCTGGACCCGCGACCAGGTCATCGCGTACATGAAGGAGAACTCGGCGGTCAGCGACACCACCGCCGTCGCCGAAGCAGAGCGCTACATCGCATGGCCGGGCCAGGCGCTGGCGTACAAGATCGGCGAACTGAAGATCAAGGAGCTGCGCGCCCGCGCGGAGAAGGACCTGGGTCCGAAGTTCGACATCCGCGAATTCCACGCGGAGATGCTCAAGGACGGCGCCGTGCCGCTGGCCGTGCTGGAGCAGAAGATCGACCGCTGGATCGCGTCGAAGAAGGGCTGATCGGCCGCGCGGAACATCGCGCATCCCATCGGGTCAGAGGAAGGCCGGCGCAAGCCGGCCTTCTTCGTTTGGGCCGGGCGCTGCCTGAACAGGGCAAACAAGCGCTTGAAATTCCCGTTGGCGACCCGAAATCCGAGATTCAGCAATGCCTTACGAGAATGCGTGGATGATCCAGCCCCGCACCCTGGCCCTGGCGATCGCGGCCCTCCTCCCCGCCTCGCCGGGACTGAGCGCGCGCAAGCCCGCCAACCAACCTACCGTCCTGCCCTCTTCCGCCGGTACCGCGGCCGGGGACACGCCTGCGTCGACCGACGCGTCCGCCCTCTCCGCGGATGCGCCGGGCGGCCGCTGGCTGTCGCGGCTCGCGCCGGGCGCGGACCCGAAGGTGCTCGAGCTCGCCGTCTCGGCCATGCAGTGCGCACAGTCGGGCGGCGTCGGCGCCGACGCGCGCCGACTTGCGGTGATCGACTACAGCCGTCCATCGCTGATGCCGCGCCTGTGGGTGTTCGATCTTGCCGCGGGCAAGCTGCTGTATGAGGAGGTCGTCGCCCACGGTCAGGGTTCGGGCGACAACATGGCCACGCGTTTCTCCAACGACGACGGCAGCCACCAGTCCAGTCTCGGCTTGTTCGTCACCGCCGACACTTACACCGGCCGCAATGGCTATTCGCTGCGCATGAAGGGCCTGGAGCCCGGCGTGAACGACGCCGCGATGGCGCGCGCGATCGTCATGCACGGCGCACCGTACGTCGATCCCGTGCGCGCGAAGTCGATGGGCCGGCTCGGCCGCAGCTGGGGCTGCCCCGCCGTGCGCAGCGCGGTCGCCCGGCCGATGATCGACCTGCTCAAGGGCGGCCAGTTCGTGTTCTCGTACTACCCCGACCAGGCCTGGCTCGCGCGCTCGGCGCTGCTGAAATGTCCCGCCGCGCGAAATTCCCTCGCCCATCGGGGCGCTGACGGAGCGCCTCCGTCCGGCTAGGCTGTCACGCAGATCAAAGGATGGATTGCGCGATGACCCGACTCCGATTTCCGCTGCTGCTCGCCCTGCTGCTCGTCGCCGGCATCGCGCAGGCCGTCCCCACGTGGGGCGCGCGCCAGTCCAGTCCGGCCAACACACCGCCGCAGCAACTCAAGCCCGGCGAATGGATCTGGGGCGGCGACAACCGCGCCGGCCCGATCGCGGTGGTGGTGAGCCTCACCGAGCAGCGCGCATACGTCTATCGCAACGGCATCCCGATCGGCGTCACGACGGTCAGCACCGGCAAGCGCGGCTACGAGACGCCGACCGGTGTGTTCTCGATCCTGCAGAAGTCCAAGGATCACCGATCCAGCATCTACAACGCCGCGCCGATGCCGTACATGCAACGGCTCACCTGGGACGGCGTCGCGCTGCACGCGGGCGGCCTGCCCGGCTATCCCGAATCGCACGGCTGCGTGCACCTGCCTTCCGAATTCGCGCGCCTGCTGTTCGATTCGTCGAACATGGGCATGACCGTGGTCGTGTCGGAACAGGGCAAGTCACCGGTCGACACGGTGCATCCGGGTGCGCTGATCCCGATCGATCCGCGCACCGGCACCGACACTGGGGTGCCGCGCCTGGAAGACGGGCAGAAGTATCGCTGGCGTCCGGAGCTGTCGACTGAAGGCCCGGTGTCGATCCTGCTCAGCGGCGGCGACCAGCGCGTCGTCGTGTTCCGCAACGGCATCGAGATCGGCCGTTCGCGCGTGCTGGTGCGCAATCCCGAACTGCCGCTGGGCACGCACGCCTACATCGTCAAGGATGGCTTCCTGCCCGGCGACAACCCGCTGCTGCCGGGTACGAAAATGCCGAACTGGAGCACCATCGGCATTCCCGGTCATGGCGAAGATGCCGGCAAGCTGCTCGGTCCGGAGACCATCGACCGCGTGGTGATCCCGCACGATTTCGTCGCCGCGGTGCTGCCGCTGCTGACACCCGGTGTGGTGATGCTGGTCACCGACGAACGCATGTCGCCGGAAACCACCGGCGGCGCGCCGGTGCAGGTGCTCGATTCGGATCCGCCGGAGGGCTGAGCCCTCCGCGCGGACTTCAAGCCTGACGCCGCACGCACCTTGGGAGCGTCTCGCGTCGCTGACGAACGTTCGCCTTCGCACGCAAAAAAAAAAGCCCCGGCGAACCGGGGCTTTTCTAACGTCAGCGATGGGGCGTGCGATCAGGCGATGCCGCTGCGCGAACCGCGACCCTGGCCGCCGCCGCGATGCTGCTTCGGACCGGCGTGCGCATGGCGCGCGGCCGGCTTGCCGTGCGGACGGTGCGCAGGCTTGCGCGCGGCGCCCTGCTTCTGGCGCGGGTTCGGCAGCGGTGCGTTGAGCTGGATCGGGCGCGACGGCTCGAAGCCTTCCACCACCACCACTTCGACATCGGACCTGAGCATGTTCTGCACCTGACGCAGCAGGCCGCCCTCTTCCGGCGCGACCAGCGACAGCGCTTCGCCGCTGGCGCCGTTGCGGCCGGTGCGCCCAATGCGGTGCACGTAGTCCTCGGCCACCATCGGCAGGTCGTAGTTGATGACCAGCGGCAGGTTCGGGATGTCGAGGCCGCGTGCAGCGACGTCGGTGGCGACCAGCACGCGGGCCTTGCCGGCCTTGAACGCATTGAGTGCCTTCTGGCGCTGCGCCTGGCTCTTGTTGCCGTGGATCGCGACGGCGACGAGGCCCGCGTCTTCCAGCTGTTCCGCCAGGCGGTTGCAACCGTGCTTGGTGCGGCCGAACACGATGGCCTGATCGGTGTGACGCTTGGCCAGGATGTCGATCAGCAGATCGCGCTTGCGCGCCACGTCGATCGGATGCGCGCGGTGCGTGATCGTCTGCGCAATGGTGTTCTGCGCGGCGACCTGCACCTGCTTCGGCTCGCGCATGAACTCCACGGCCAGCGCCTTGAGCTGCGACTCGAACGTGGCCGAGAACATCATCGTCTGGCGATCGCGCGGGAGCTTGCCGAGGATGCGCTTCATCGCCGGCAGGAAGCCCATGTCGAGCATGCGGTCGGCTTCGTCGAGGACGAGGATCTCGATCGCATCGAGCTTCACGGTGCCGCGATCGAGGTGGTCGATCAGGCGGCCCGGCGTGGCGACGAGCACGTCGACGCCGCGGCGGAACATCTCCACCTGCGGGCCCATGCCGGCGCCGCCGAAGATGGCGCTGATGTTCATGCGCACGTGCTTGGCGTACGTGCGCAGGTTGTCGGTGACCTGCACGGCGAGCTCACGCGTGGGCACCAGCACCAGTGCGCGCGGACGGCGGAAGCCGTTGCCGGGGGTCTGCTTCGACAGGCGCTGCAGTAGCGGCAGGCCGAAGGCGGCGGTCTTGCCGGTGCCGGTCTGGGCGCCGCCCAGCAAATCGTGGCCGGCCATCGCCAGCGGAATGGCCTGGGCCTGGATCGGGGTGGGCGTGGCGAAATTCTGCTCGGCGAGCGCGCGCAGCAGTGCGGGCGACAGCCCGAGGGTTTCGAACGTCATGGAGTGAAGCTCCTTTGGCTCGCGGCGACGCGGCACGCCATACGGCGTGCGCGGACAAATACCGCGTGAAGGCTCGCGCGTTCCCTGGAACCGCGGTGCGAGCGATCGAAATGACGGCTGCCGGATGCTCCGGGCCGTGTCTGCGCGACGAAAGACGTGCGGGATAGAAGCCGTTTGCTCGAACCGCAATGCGGTCCACGGCGGGCATACCTGGGAAACGTACCCTTGCGGGGAGGCAGCCGTGCGCTGAACGGGGCGCACTCTACGCGAAAGCGACGGGCGCCGCCAGCCATGTAGGCTGCCCGTCAGGACAAGGTTCATCGGGGGTGGGTGATGGCGGAAGCAGGTTCGGGCGATCTGGTCAGGGTGGTGGCGCTGCTCGGCGCCGCCGTGGTCGCGGTGCCCCTGTTCAGGCGGCTGGGACTGGGCTCCGTGCTGGGCTACCTGGCCGCGGGCCTGGTGATCGGCCCGTTCGGGCTGGGCTGGTTCTCCGACCCGCAGGCGATTCTGCACGTGGCCGAACTGGGCGTGGTGATGTTCCTGTTCGTGATCGGCCTGGAGATGCGCCCCTCGCACCTGTGGAGCCTGCGCCGGCAGATCTTCGGGCTGGGCACGCTGCAGATCGCGGTGTGCGCGGTCGTGCTGACCCTCGTCGGGCTCGCGTTCGGCTACAGCCCGACCGTTTCGTTCATCGGCGCATCGGGGTTCGTGCTGACCTCCACCGCGATCGTGATGCAACTGCTCGCCGAACGCGGCGACGTCGCCCTGCCGCACGGCCAGAAGATCGTCTCGGTGCTGCTGTTCGAGGACCTGCTGATCGTGCCGTTGCTGGTGGTGGTTGCGCTGCTCGCGCCGACACCCGCGGTCGCCGAGACCTCGCGCTGGACGTCGATAGCCATTGGCGCGGGCGCGATCGTCGCGCTGGTCGCCGTCGGCGTGTGGCTGCTCAATCCGCTGTTCCGCCTGCTCGCCGCGGTGAAGGCGCGCGAGGTGATGACCGCGGCCGCGCTGCTGGTCGTGCTCGGCGCGGCGCTGCTGATGCAGCTGGGCGGACTGTCGATGGCGATGGGCGCGTTCCTCGCCGGCGTGCTGCTGTCGGAATCCACTTTCCGCCACCAGCTCGAAGCCGACGTCGAGCCGTTCCGCGGGCTGCTGCTCGGCCTGTTCTTCCTCGGCGTCGGCATGGCGCTGGACCTGTCGCTGGTCGCATCGAACTGGGCGTTCATCGTCGGCGTCGTGCTGGCGAT
It contains:
- a CDS encoding murein L,D-transpeptidase catalytic domain family protein → MIQPRTLALAIAALLPASPGLSARKPANQPTVLPSSAGTAAGDTPASTDASALSADAPGGRWLSRLAPGADPKVLELAVSAMQCAQSGGVGADARRLAVIDYSRPSLMPRLWVFDLAAGKLLYEEVVAHGQGSGDNMATRFSNDDGSHQSSLGLFVTADTYTGRNGYSLRMKGLEPGVNDAAMARAIVMHGAPYVDPVRAKSMGRLGRSWGCPAVRSAVARPMIDLLKGGQFVFSYYPDQAWLARSALLKCPAARNSLAHRGADGAPPSG
- a CDS encoding L,D-transpeptidase yields the protein MTRLRFPLLLALLLVAGIAQAVPTWGARQSSPANTPPQQLKPGEWIWGGDNRAGPIAVVVSLTEQRAYVYRNGIPIGVTTVSTGKRGYETPTGVFSILQKSKDHRSSIYNAAPMPYMQRLTWDGVALHAGGLPGYPESHGCVHLPSEFARLLFDSSNMGMTVVVSEQGKSPVDTVHPGALIPIDPRTGTDTGVPRLEDGQKYRWRPELSTEGPVSILLSGGDQRVVVFRNGIEIGRSRVLVRNPELPLGTHAYIVKDGFLPGDNPLLPGTKMPNWSTIGIPGHGEDAGKLLGPETIDRVVIPHDFVAAVLPLLTPGVVMLVTDERMSPETTGGAPVQVLDSDPPEG
- a CDS encoding DEAD/DEAH box helicase, with product MTFETLGLSPALLRALAEQNFATPTPIQAQAIPLAMAGHDLLGGAQTGTGKTAAFGLPLLQRLSKQTPGNGFRRPRALVLVPTRELAVQVTDNLRTYAKHVRMNISAIFGGAGMGPQVEMFRRGVDVLVATPGRLIDHLDRGTVKLDAIEILVLDEADRMLDMGFLPAMKRILGKLPRDRQTMMFSATFESQLKALAVEFMREPKQVQVAAQNTIAQTITHRAHPIDVARKRDLLIDILAKRHTDQAIVFGRTKHGCNRLAEQLEDAGLVAVAIHGNKSQAQRQKALNAFKAGKARVLVATDVAARGLDIPNLPLVINYDLPMVAEDYVHRIGRTGRNGASGEALSLVAPEEGGLLRQVQNMLRSDVEVVVVEGFEPSRPIQLNAPLPNPRQKQGAARKPAHRPHGKPAARHAHAGPKQHRGGGQGRGSRSGIA
- a CDS encoding monovalent cation:proton antiporter-2 (CPA2) family protein; translation: MMAEAGSGDLVRVVALLGAAVVAVPLFRRLGLGSVLGYLAAGLVIGPFGLGWFSDPQAILHVAELGVVMFLFVIGLEMRPSHLWSLRRQIFGLGTLQIAVCAVVLTLVGLAFGYSPTVSFIGASGFVLTSTAIVMQLLAERGDVALPHGQKIVSVLLFEDLLIVPLLVVVALLAPTPAVAETSRWTSIAIGAGAIVALVAVGVWLLNPLFRLLAAVKAREVMTAAALLVVLGAALLMQLGGLSMAMGAFLAGVLLSESTFRHQLEADVEPFRGLLLGLFFLGVGMALDLSLVASNWAFIVGVVLAMMVAKATCIYLVARLLHSSHVEALDRATLMAQGGEFAFVLYSTAAASGVIAAQHNANLTAIVVLSMALTPLVTLAVRPWLRKPDEKTDDLEVAEGLSGSVLMIGFGRFGQVVSQSLLARGVDVTIIETDVEMIRNASSFGFKIYYGDGTRLDVLRAAGAPAAQVIAICIDGNEAVNRIVELAKSEFPQAKLLARSYDREHSLELIHAGVDVQVRETFESAMKFGQAALCQLGVDKADARAIVEEIRRRDAERVELEIAEGLNAGTAMLYGNLRAGPTPTPFTRPRQAATPLTPETAAAAQGVARE